One part of the Truepera radiovictrix DSM 17093 genome encodes these proteins:
- a CDS encoding ABC transporter substrate-binding protein gives MAKLKACLLAISLVVACQIALAQDEEPEAPPLQELPREQTLILQNPEGTIRNPGWFNLWVSGAGGGLSTGLQQLMMDTFWYIDPNQGIDGPNYNSLATGPAEYNDDYTEMTVRLREGVYWSDGVEFTADDVVYTVETQMNTPGMGWSGAFSQQVERVEALDDYTVRFTLNAPNSRFHSIFSVRWNGAWIMPKHIFEEVDNVLEYDFNPPVGLGPYTLHSFDPNGDWYIWEKREDWDRTAMAEFGEPAPQYVIYRNGGPTDRRLIEMRNGNLDVVHDLTPEGMFAIVQQDPTARGWFSGFPYAHPDPTLPMVIFNHQNEKFQDRRVRWALTLMLDARALSMASYRGAATLTAIAIPPTGTHPDDYHIPMQEWVSNFTLEAGGQAFQPYNPDLTLQIADMVRGQFGDQVPTDEDEIRRAFGYGWWEQNLEAAAALLEEAGFTRRGNDWYMPNGERFSIRVMIPPDGVINRLGTMIAQNWSQAGVAAQVEAAPDSWDRQSVGDFEVNIAWSIETWGGHPDLSFFLDSWHSQYLAEPGELQPARNWQRWSHPELDRIIEEVRRTDFYDLEANIELGKQFIQLMVEEMPVIPIMSYNVFSVVSERYWTGYPTAENPYANPVNNWANSRYILTQLESTQ, from the coding sequence GTGGCAAAGCTGAAAGCCTGTTTACTAGCTATCTCTTTGGTCGTAGCGTGCCAAATCGCGCTTGCTCAAGACGAAGAGCCAGAAGCGCCCCCCCTTCAGGAGCTTCCGAGAGAGCAAACGCTGATCTTGCAGAATCCGGAAGGTACAATTCGCAACCCGGGTTGGTTCAATCTGTGGGTTTCGGGTGCAGGTGGGGGGTTGTCGACCGGCCTACAGCAGCTCATGATGGACACGTTTTGGTATATCGATCCCAACCAAGGCATCGATGGTCCTAACTACAACTCACTGGCGACGGGTCCCGCTGAATACAACGACGATTATACCGAGATGACTGTTCGTCTGCGCGAGGGCGTCTACTGGAGCGATGGGGTTGAGTTCACCGCCGACGACGTCGTGTATACAGTCGAGACGCAGATGAACACGCCTGGGATGGGTTGGAGCGGCGCTTTTTCGCAGCAGGTTGAACGCGTCGAAGCTCTTGACGACTACACGGTACGCTTTACCCTGAACGCTCCGAACTCGCGCTTCCACTCGATCTTCTCGGTGCGGTGGAATGGCGCTTGGATCATGCCCAAACACATCTTTGAAGAGGTCGATAACGTCCTTGAGTATGACTTCAACCCACCCGTAGGGCTTGGCCCTTACACCCTACACAGCTTTGATCCCAACGGGGACTGGTACATCTGGGAAAAGCGCGAGGACTGGGACCGCACGGCTATGGCTGAGTTCGGCGAGCCAGCCCCTCAATACGTCATCTACCGTAACGGTGGGCCGACCGACCGCCGCCTCATTGAGATGCGTAACGGCAACCTCGATGTGGTGCACGACCTGACGCCGGAAGGTATGTTCGCGATCGTCCAACAAGACCCGACGGCGCGTGGCTGGTTTTCGGGCTTCCCTTACGCACACCCCGACCCCACCCTACCGATGGTGATCTTTAACCATCAAAACGAAAAGTTCCAAGACCGCAGAGTTCGTTGGGCGCTCACGCTCATGCTCGATGCGAGAGCCCTCTCGATGGCTAGCTACCGCGGCGCTGCAACCCTCACGGCGATCGCGATACCGCCGACCGGGACGCATCCGGACGACTATCACATCCCCATGCAGGAATGGGTCTCTAACTTCACGCTCGAGGCGGGTGGACAGGCGTTTCAACCCTATAACCCGGATCTGACCTTGCAGATTGCCGATATGGTGCGCGGCCAGTTTGGCGATCAGGTGCCGACGGATGAGGATGAGATTCGTCGCGCCTTCGGTTACGGCTGGTGGGAGCAGAATCTAGAAGCGGCTGCGGCTCTCCTTGAAGAGGCGGGTTTCACACGCCGGGGCAATGACTGGTACATGCCTAACGGTGAACGCTTCAGTATCCGCGTCATGATTCCGCCAGACGGCGTGATCAACCGGCTTGGGACGATGATCGCCCAGAACTGGAGCCAAGCCGGTGTGGCGGCTCAGGTCGAGGCTGCCCCCGACAGTTGGGACCGCCAATCGGTCGGTGACTTTGAGGTCAACATCGCCTGGTCGATTGAGACCTGGGGTGGCCATCCCGACCTGTCTTTCTTCCTCGACAGCTGGCACTCTCAGTACCTCGCCGAGCCAGGCGAGCTGCAACCAGCACGCAACTGGCAGCGTTGGAGCCACCCCGAACTCGACCGCATCATCGAAGAGGTTCGGCGGACGGACTTCTACGACCTCGAGGCGAACATCGAGTTGGGCAAGCAGTTTATCCAGCTGATGGTGGAAGAGATGCCGGTCATCCCGATCATGAGCTATAACGTCTTCTCGGTCGTCTCCGAGCGGTACTGGACCGGCTACCCGACAGCCGAAAACCCCTACGCCAATCCGGTCAACAATTGGGCCAACTCACGCTACATCTTGACGCAGCTCGAGTCTACGCAGTAG
- a CDS encoding ABC transporter permease codes for MRAYLWFVAKRALQLLAIVFVGISASFFISHLSPINPVEQTLGRITTRSNISPEAIASLRAALTDMYGVDEPLWNRFVNFWVRFVQGDMGPSLIAFPTPAMTLIQRALPWTVGLLSVTVVITWLVGNLLGGLAGYYQNNRLLKAFGVLAMGVQPIPYYIVAFILLIVFGFVWPVLPISGGFAMNVRPGWTPEFVASVIRHAILPATSIVLVGMGLWFLGMRALVSNIITEDYVTYAELAGVKRSRIVGSYVIRNAMIPQLTALAMTLGGVFSGTVITEQVFSYPGLGTLLVDAVNGGDYGLVVAVTSVAIIAVAVAIFVVDLIYPILDPRIRVE; via the coding sequence GTGCGAGCCTATCTCTGGTTTGTTGCCAAGCGTGCGCTGCAGCTGCTGGCCATCGTTTTTGTCGGCATTTCGGCGTCGTTTTTTATCTCTCACTTGTCCCCCATTAACCCCGTCGAGCAGACCTTGGGTCGCATCACGACGCGGTCTAATATCAGCCCCGAAGCGATCGCCTCGTTGCGGGCAGCGCTCACGGACATGTACGGGGTCGATGAGCCCCTGTGGAACCGCTTCGTCAACTTTTGGGTGCGGTTCGTACAAGGGGATATGGGTCCCTCATTGATCGCGTTTCCAACGCCTGCCATGACGCTGATTCAACGCGCTCTGCCCTGGACGGTCGGTCTTTTAAGCGTGACCGTCGTCATAACGTGGCTGGTGGGCAACCTTTTGGGTGGGCTCGCTGGCTACTACCAAAACAACCGCTTGCTCAAGGCTTTCGGCGTGCTCGCGATGGGCGTGCAACCTATTCCGTACTATATCGTCGCTTTCATCCTACTCATCGTGTTCGGTTTTGTGTGGCCGGTGCTGCCCATTTCCGGTGGTTTTGCTATGAACGTACGTCCTGGCTGGACACCCGAATTTGTAGCGTCGGTCATTAGGCACGCCATTCTACCGGCAACGTCGATTGTCTTGGTCGGTATGGGGCTCTGGTTCCTCGGGATGAGGGCGCTCGTCTCTAACATCATCACGGAGGACTACGTGACCTACGCTGAGCTTGCCGGTGTCAAGCGCTCGCGCATCGTGGGTTCCTACGTTATCCGTAACGCGATGATCCCGCAGCTCACAGCTTTGGCGATGACGCTGGGGGGGGTGTTCTCGGGCACCGTCATCACTGAGCAGGTGTTTTCTTATCCGGGGCTCGGAACGCTTCTGGTAGACGCGGTCAACGGCGGCGATTATGGGCTCGTTGTTGCAGTCACGTCGGTGGCGATCATCGCCGTTGCCGTTGCTATCTTCGTCGTCGACCTCATCTATCCGATTCTCGACCCCCGGATCAGGGTTGAGTGA
- a CDS encoding ABC transporter permease: MFSVFKDLLRYNTEFAIGVVLVGVVVVYAGLSFFSSVDPTLMYTVMPDMAPSAEHWFGTNSRGQDMFWQLSFAFRNTLVFGLLVVVLSRIISITVGLVSGYLGGATDRALMFVNDIFVALPIFPILVLFYFTMRSDLNTVNLAFLMACLGWPFDARLIRSVALGLRHREFTRHAVFSGMSARKIMFEEHLPYVMPIIFSTAMANLIWAIGLEVTLAVLGFTNINIPTVGTTIYWANNHSALVVGVWWWVVIPVVLIVMLFIGLFLLAVSINEYIDPRSRLRRMERA, from the coding sequence ATGTTCTCGGTTTTTAAAGATCTGCTGCGCTACAATACCGAGTTTGCAATCGGCGTCGTGCTGGTCGGGGTCGTCGTGGTCTACGCAGGTTTAAGCTTTTTTTCGTCGGTCGATCCGACCTTGATGTATACCGTCATGCCCGACATGGCGCCGTCAGCTGAACACTGGTTCGGTACCAACTCGCGTGGCCAAGACATGTTCTGGCAGCTGAGCTTCGCTTTTCGTAACACGCTGGTCTTTGGCTTGCTCGTCGTGGTTCTAAGCCGCATCATCTCCATTACCGTCGGGCTGGTGTCGGGTTACTTGGGCGGAGCTACTGACCGGGCGCTCATGTTCGTCAACGACATCTTCGTTGCGCTCCCCATCTTTCCGATCCTGGTGCTTTTCTATTTCACCATGCGCTCTGATCTCAACACGGTCAACCTAGCGTTTCTCATGGCGTGCCTCGGATGGCCCTTTGACGCTCGTTTGATCCGTTCCGTTGCCCTGGGTTTGAGGCACCGTGAATTTACGAGGCATGCCGTCTTTTCCGGGATGAGCGCGCGAAAAATTATGTTCGAAGAACACTTGCCCTACGTTATGCCCATCATCTTCTCTACGGCCATGGCCAACCTGATCTGGGCGATTGGGCTCGAGGTGACCTTGGCCGTCCTTGGCTTTACCAATATCAACATCCCGACAGTCGGGACGACCATCTACTGGGCGAATAACCATTCGGCCTTGGTGGTAGGGGTGTGGTGGTGGGTCGTCATTCCCGTCGTGCTGATCGTCATGTTGTTTATCGGGCTCTTTCTACTCGCCGTGTCGATCAACGAATACATCGACCCGCGTTCACGCCTGCGTCGGATGGAGAGAGCCTGA
- a CDS encoding ABC transporter ATP-binding protein — protein sequence MVDDVLTVQNLKAYYQMAYFGVKREVRAVDDITLTVRKNEIYGIAGESSSGKTTLIKTFAAAIRPPLRIVGGSVTYNFGGQLIEPNTAKKEEVDKIRWKHLAYIMQGSMSVLNPVRRIRHSFEDFALRPMGVAKKEFWQRVEAHLKRLNLSPEVLNAYPHELSGGMRQRVTIALATVCRPQFIIADEPTTALDVVVQKDVLAMLRDVQKQMGSSVVFVTHDMSVHANMADRIGIMYAGRLVEEGPTRALFTAPKHPYTAHLVASLPRIGDTTQKPALEGQPPNLADPPQGCRFHPRCPLAIARCETEVPPLALIGADHRTACWRAADVRPLTTLRPQRAEVVS from the coding sequence ATGGTCGACGACGTCCTGACCGTGCAAAACCTCAAAGCCTACTATCAGATGGCTTACTTCGGGGTCAAGCGTGAGGTGCGCGCTGTCGATGACATCACACTCACCGTGCGCAAAAACGAGATCTACGGCATCGCTGGCGAAAGCTCATCGGGCAAAACCACGCTGATCAAGACCTTTGCCGCTGCCATCCGGCCGCCCTTGCGAATCGTAGGTGGCTCAGTGACCTACAACTTCGGTGGCCAACTCATCGAGCCGAACACCGCCAAAAAAGAGGAGGTCGACAAAATTCGCTGGAAGCACCTCGCTTACATCATGCAAGGCTCGATGAGTGTCCTTAACCCGGTCCGCAGGATCCGGCACAGCTTTGAAGACTTTGCCCTGCGGCCCATGGGGGTAGCTAAAAAGGAGTTCTGGCAGAGGGTCGAGGCACACCTCAAGCGTTTAAACCTCTCGCCCGAGGTGTTAAACGCGTACCCACACGAGCTGTCGGGCGGTATGCGCCAGCGCGTGACGATCGCTCTGGCTACGGTGTGTCGGCCTCAGTTCATCATCGCCGATGAGCCAACGACAGCGCTCGACGTGGTGGTGCAGAAAGACGTCTTAGCCATGCTTCGGGACGTGCAAAAACAGATGGGCTCATCGGTGGTTTTCGTCACCCACGATATGAGCGTGCACGCCAACATGGCCGACCGTATCGGGATCATGTACGCCGGCCGCTTGGTGGAGGAGGGGCCGACGCGTGCCCTTTTCACCGCACCCAAGCACCCGTATACGGCTCACTTGGTGGCGAGCCTACCGCGTATAGGTGACACGACGCAGAAACCGGCTTTAGAGGGGCAGCCGCCCAACCTTGCGGACCCGCCTCAGGGCTGCCGCTTTCATCCACGGTGTCCACTCGCCATCGCCAGGTGCGAGACCGAAGTACCTCCTCTTGCGCTTATCGGGGCCGATCACCGCACCGCTTGCTGGCGCGCAGCCGACGTTCGTCCTCTGACGACCCTTCGCCCACAACGCGCCGAGGTGGTGTCGTGA
- a CDS encoding ABC transporter ATP-binding protein yields the protein MGGILSRKYTDAVVDVSFSLQADHPEIFTIIGESGSGKTTLARMILGLETPSHGTITFAGKSTSEWKRRAARSDFMRRVQPVFQNPFEAFNPLKQVDRYLEATARRLLGATERKAVDAAMDEALQKVGLSLKEIKGRFAHELSGGQLQRVAIARALIPNPSLLIADEPVSMVDASLRMSIVNLLKRLRDDLNVSVIYITHDLATAYYISDRIIIMQKGYVVEMGPARAILESPEHAYSQLLKSSVLSIDTAGMGVLEPADRRMTEAAWSTMGRGRLEPRPDGRMVRVAA from the coding sequence ATGGGGGGCATCTTATCGCGCAAATACACCGACGCCGTGGTCGACGTGAGCTTTTCGCTACAGGCCGATCACCCCGAGATCTTTACGATCATCGGGGAGTCGGGGTCGGGCAAGACCACGCTGGCCCGCATGATCTTAGGCCTCGAGACACCTTCGCATGGGACGATCACGTTCGCGGGTAAGAGCACCTCCGAGTGGAAGCGCCGAGCGGCGCGCAGCGACTTTATGCGCCGTGTGCAACCGGTTTTCCAGAACCCATTTGAAGCGTTTAATCCCCTTAAGCAGGTGGACCGCTACCTCGAGGCGACCGCTCGCCGCCTTCTGGGGGCGACCGAGCGCAAGGCGGTCGACGCGGCTATGGACGAGGCGTTGCAGAAGGTCGGCTTGAGCCTCAAGGAGATCAAGGGTCGCTTTGCGCACGAGCTGTCGGGGGGGCAGCTGCAGCGGGTGGCCATCGCTCGGGCGCTAATTCCAAACCCGTCGCTACTCATCGCCGACGAACCCGTTTCGATGGTGGACGCGTCGCTACGGATGTCGATCGTCAACCTTTTAAAGCGGTTACGTGATGACCTCAACGTGTCCGTGATCTATATCACCCACGACTTGGCCACGGCTTACTACATTTCGGACCGGATCATCATCATGCAAAAGGGGTACGTCGTCGAGATGGGCCCCGCTCGCGCGATCCTCGAGTCGCCGGAGCACGCGTATTCACAACTGCTCAAGTCTTCGGTCTTGTCGATCGACACGGCGGGGATGGGCGTGCTCGAGCCAGCTGACCGGAGGATGACAGAAGCTGCCTGGAGCACGATGGGTCGAGGTCGCCTCGAACCTCGTCCCGATGGCCGTATGGTCAGAGTTGCGGCCTGA
- a CDS encoding alpha-N-arabinofuranosidase has translation MSNTIAIDPLRTLGRLERNVFGGFAEHLGRCIYGGLYDPNSPHADASGLRTDVLDALKRLNMPVMRYPGGNFVSGYRWRDGVGPKAERPARTELAWHDVEPNTFGTNEFVDFCRRLGTEPYLVVNAGDGDMREARDWLEYCNGTQDTALVKLRRAHGYEAPHGVRYWGIGNEVDGPWQIGYKTPEEYARTYTEFAKVMKWTDPSVKLVASGISAWDASAVERVKLLMEHAAAHIDYLAIHWYVGNDAQRGYRDDDFASYMALSERIEDMLVATEGVLRAMSRALRLGREVAIAVDEWNVWYRTGNEEKLEEVYNLEDALMTGIQLNALIRHARSVKMANLAQVVNVIAPILTRPDGLVLQSIFYPFELYSRFARGVALDVYWAGDTFSTPEHTGLRVLDVAATLDESAKELAVFVVNRSLEAREATLSLGTRASGAKAFVVNGPDIKATNTFEAPDRVGVRETGLEVDGDTLTYTFEPHSVTVLSVALEP, from the coding sequence GTGAGTAACACCATCGCCATCGACCCTTTACGCACCCTCGGTAGGCTCGAGCGCAACGTCTTCGGCGGCTTTGCCGAGCACCTAGGCCGCTGCATCTACGGCGGCCTCTACGACCCAAACTCGCCCCACGCGGACGCGTCGGGCCTTAGGACGGACGTGCTGGACGCCCTAAAGCGCCTCAACATGCCGGTCATGCGCTACCCCGGCGGCAACTTCGTCTCGGGCTACCGCTGGCGCGACGGTGTCGGTCCCAAGGCGGAGCGGCCCGCGCGCACCGAGCTGGCCTGGCACGACGTGGAGCCCAACACCTTCGGTACGAACGAGTTCGTGGACTTCTGCCGCCGCCTCGGCACCGAGCCCTACCTGGTGGTCAACGCCGGCGACGGCGACATGCGCGAGGCGCGCGACTGGCTCGAGTACTGTAACGGTACCCAGGACACCGCCCTGGTCAAGCTGCGCCGCGCCCACGGCTATGAGGCGCCGCACGGCGTCCGCTACTGGGGGATCGGCAACGAGGTCGACGGCCCCTGGCAGATCGGCTACAAGACCCCCGAGGAGTACGCCCGCACCTACACGGAGTTCGCCAAGGTCATGAAGTGGACCGATCCGAGCGTCAAGCTCGTCGCCTCGGGGATCTCCGCGTGGGACGCGAGCGCCGTTGAGCGCGTGAAGCTGCTGATGGAGCACGCGGCGGCGCACATCGACTACCTCGCTATCCACTGGTACGTCGGCAACGACGCCCAGAGGGGCTACCGCGACGACGACTTCGCGAGCTACATGGCCCTGTCCGAACGCATCGAGGACATGCTCGTCGCGACCGAAGGGGTGTTGAGGGCCATGAGCCGCGCGCTGCGGCTCGGGCGGGAGGTGGCCATCGCGGTCGACGAGTGGAACGTCTGGTACCGCACGGGCAACGAGGAGAAGCTCGAAGAGGTCTACAACCTCGAGGACGCCCTCATGACGGGGATTCAGCTCAACGCCCTGATCCGCCACGCTAGAAGCGTCAAGATGGCCAACCTCGCGCAGGTCGTCAACGTCATCGCCCCCATCCTGACGCGCCCGGACGGGCTCGTGTTGCAGAGCATCTTCTACCCCTTTGAGCTCTATAGCCGCTTCGCTAGAGGCGTGGCGCTCGACGTCTATTGGGCGGGGGACACCTTTTCGACGCCGGAGCACACGGGCTTGCGGGTGCTCGACGTGGCGGCCACGCTCGACGAGAGCGCCAAAGAGCTCGCCGTGTTCGTGGTCAACCGCAGCTTAGAGGCGCGCGAGGCGACGCTGTCGCTCGGCACGCGCGCTTCGGGCGCCAAGGCCTTCGTCGTCAACGGCCCCGACATCAAGGCCACCAACACCTTTGAGGCGCCTGACCGCGTCGGCGTCAGGGAGACGGGGCTCGAGGTGGACGGAGACACCCTCACCTACACTTTCGAGCCGCACTCGGTCACGGTGCTTTCCGTCGCGCTCGAGCCCTAG
- a CDS encoding ribulokinase — MLKETLIETYTLGLDYGTESGRALLVRVSDGAEVATAVYPYKDGVLDRALPDGTPLPPDWALQNPDDYLDVLKNAVPAVLKESGVAPDAVVGVGIDFTSCTMLPTLRDGTPLCRLGDLRGNPHAWVKLWKHHAAQPQADRINEVARARGEPWLGRYGGKISSEWFFSKALQILEEAPEVYARAERLIEAADWLVWQLTGVETRSACTAGYKAMVQDGSFPSPEYFAALHPDFRDVVDEKMSRELLPLGAKAGGLSEAAAAWTGLKPGTPVAVANVDAHVTVPATGHVAPGTLVMIMGTSTCHVLVGESLHEVEGMCGVVEGGVVPGAYGYEAGQSGVGDLFAWLVKRLAPPEVHDAARAEGVSVHEVLTREAARQRPGESGLLALDWLNGNRSVLVDAELSGLIVGLTLATTPAELYRALLEATAYGTRMIVEAFRGAQVPVTRLVAAGGLPSKNPLLMQIYADVLNQEVYLIRSEQGPALGAAMHAAVAAGVYPDIAAAAAKMGGLSETVYRPVPENAAVYERLYADYRVLHDLFGRSGADEPGGVMKRLRSLRREARRAG, encoded by the coding sequence TTGCTAAAGGAGACGCTCATCGAAACCTACACCCTCGGCCTCGACTACGGCACCGAATCCGGGCGCGCGCTGTTGGTGCGCGTCTCAGACGGCGCGGAGGTCGCCACCGCCGTCTACCCTTACAAGGACGGCGTCCTCGACCGCGCCCTACCGGACGGCACGCCGCTGCCGCCCGACTGGGCGTTGCAGAACCCGGACGACTACCTAGACGTTCTCAAAAACGCGGTGCCCGCCGTCCTTAAGGAGAGCGGCGTTGCCCCCGACGCGGTGGTGGGCGTCGGCATCGACTTTACGAGCTGCACGATGCTGCCGACGTTGCGCGATGGCACGCCGCTCTGCCGGCTGGGTGACCTCAGGGGTAACCCCCACGCCTGGGTCAAACTCTGGAAGCACCACGCCGCGCAGCCCCAAGCCGACCGGATCAACGAGGTCGCGCGCGCGCGCGGCGAGCCGTGGCTCGGCCGTTACGGTGGCAAGATCAGCAGCGAGTGGTTTTTCAGCAAGGCGCTGCAGATCTTGGAGGAGGCCCCCGAGGTCTACGCGCGCGCCGAGCGGCTCATCGAGGCGGCGGACTGGCTCGTGTGGCAGCTGACGGGCGTGGAGACCAGGAGCGCCTGCACCGCCGGTTACAAGGCGATGGTGCAAGACGGGAGCTTCCCGAGCCCCGAGTACTTCGCGGCCTTGCACCCGGACTTTCGAGACGTCGTCGACGAGAAGATGTCGCGCGAGCTGCTGCCCCTTGGGGCCAAGGCGGGGGGCTTAAGCGAGGCGGCGGCCGCTTGGACGGGCCTCAAACCGGGTACGCCCGTGGCGGTCGCCAACGTCGACGCGCACGTCACGGTGCCCGCGACGGGGCACGTCGCGCCCGGCACCTTGGTGATGATCATGGGCACCTCGACCTGTCACGTGCTGGTCGGCGAGAGCCTCCACGAGGTCGAGGGGATGTGCGGCGTGGTCGAAGGCGGCGTGGTGCCCGGGGCCTACGGCTACGAAGCGGGGCAGTCGGGGGTCGGCGACCTGTTCGCCTGGCTCGTCAAGCGCCTCGCCCCCCCCGAGGTGCACGACGCGGCGCGCGCCGAGGGCGTGAGCGTCCACGAGGTGCTGACGCGGGAGGCGGCGCGTCAGCGGCCGGGCGAGAGTGGGCTGTTGGCGCTCGACTGGCTTAACGGTAACCGCAGCGTGCTGGTCGACGCGGAGCTCTCGGGGCTCATCGTCGGGCTGACGCTGGCGACGACCCCCGCCGAGCTCTACCGGGCGCTCCTAGAAGCCACCGCCTACGGCACCCGGATGATCGTCGAGGCGTTTAGGGGGGCGCAGGTCCCCGTGACGCGGCTCGTGGCGGCGGGTGGGCTGCCCAGCAAAAACCCCTTGCTGATGCAGATCTACGCCGACGTGCTCAACCAGGAGGTCTACCTCATCCGCAGCGAGCAGGGGCCGGCGCTGGGGGCGGCGATGCACGCGGCGGTGGCAGCGGGGGTGTACCCCGACATCGCGGCGGCGGCGGCGAAGATGGGGGGGCTTAGCGAGACGGTCTACCGGCCCGTGCCGGAGAACGCGGCGGTGTACGAACGGCTCTACGCCGACTACCGGGTGCTGCACGACCTCTTCGGCCGGAGCGGTGCGGACGAACCCGGCGGCGTGATGAAGCGCCTGCGCTCGCTGCGGCGTGAGGCGAGGCGGGCCGGATGA
- a CDS encoding NAD-dependent epimerase/dehydratase family protein, protein MTLAELKVVVTGSSGRAGRAVVRGLKEQGLEVLGVDRVKPLEDPGVPTLQADLTDLGETLEVLKGADAVVHLANIPAPGIFPPGRTFVENTVMNYNVFSAAVDVGLGRVVWASSETTLGLPFDTPPRYAPVDEAHYPVPESSYALSKVASETLAEQFARWSGVPFIGLRFSNILSEREYRTFPETCWRDPAARKWNLWGYVDERDVALACRLSLTAHVTGADALIIAANDTVMNRPSRELMAEVFPGVPVADDLPEYGTLLSVERARRTLGYEPAHSWREVLEGERVG, encoded by the coding sequence ATGACGCTGGCTGAGCTCAAGGTGGTCGTGACCGGCTCGAGCGGCCGCGCCGGCCGCGCGGTGGTCAGGGGCCTCAAAGAGCAGGGGCTCGAGGTGCTGGGGGTCGACCGGGTCAAACCCCTCGAAGACCCCGGCGTGCCGACGCTTCAGGCCGACCTCACCGACCTGGGCGAGACCCTTGAAGTCCTCAAGGGTGCGGACGCGGTGGTGCACCTCGCCAACATCCCCGCGCCAGGCATCTTCCCGCCGGGCCGGACGTTTGTGGAAAACACCGTCATGAACTACAACGTCTTCTCGGCGGCGGTGGACGTGGGGCTGGGGCGGGTGGTGTGGGCCTCGAGCGAGACCACCCTCGGCCTGCCCTTCGACACGCCGCCCCGCTACGCCCCGGTGGACGAAGCGCACTACCCCGTCCCGGAGTCGTCCTACGCCCTCTCCAAGGTGGCGAGCGAGACCCTGGCCGAGCAGTTCGCCCGCTGGAGCGGCGTGCCCTTTATCGGCCTGCGCTTTTCAAACATCTTAAGTGAGCGCGAGTACCGCACCTTTCCGGAGACGTGCTGGCGCGACCCGGCCGCGCGCAAGTGGAACCTCTGGGGGTACGTGGACGAGCGCGACGTGGCGCTCGCGTGCCGCTTGAGCCTCACCGCCCACGTGACGGGCGCGGACGCGTTGATCATCGCCGCTAACGACACGGTGATGAACCGGCCCTCGCGCGAGCTGATGGCCGAGGTCTTCCCGGGCGTCCCCGTGGCGGACGACCTGCCCGAGTACGGCACCCTGCTCTCAGTCGAGCGGGCGCGCCGTACCCTCGGCTATGAGCCCGCGCACTCCTGGCGCGAGGTCTTGGAGGGCGAACGGGTAGGCTGA
- a CDS encoding GNAT family N-acetyltransferase: protein MDAKPQPAPGFSLRSYHPEDLGAVYRICLETGDTGEDATHLYRDPELLGHLYAGPYVTLEPELAFVLEDAAGVCGYVLGARDSSAFYARLEAEWFPPLRARYPEPEGDPDTWTRDEHLITHLYTAPPQDEALFGRYPSHLHIDLLKRAQGRGNGRALMAALFAALRAQGSPGVHLGTSPQNVRAERFYRKLGFRELKREPPYTLVMGRGL, encoded by the coding sequence ATGGACGCCAAGCCCCAGCCCGCCCCCGGCTTTTCGCTCCGCTCCTACCATCCCGAAGACCTAGGGGCGGTCTACCGCATCTGCCTCGAGACGGGCGACACCGGTGAGGACGCCACCCACCTCTACCGCGACCCGGAGCTCCTGGGGCACCTCTACGCGGGGCCCTACGTGACCCTGGAGCCCGAGCTGGCGTTTGTCTTGGAGGACGCAGCGGGGGTGTGCGGCTACGTCCTCGGGGCGCGCGACTCGAGCGCCTTTTACGCCCGCCTCGAGGCCGAGTGGTTCCCGCCGCTGCGCGCGCGCTACCCGGAGCCCGAGGGCGACCCCGACACCTGGACGCGCGACGAGCACCTGATCACGCACCTTTACACGGCGCCGCCTCAAGACGAGGCGCTCTTTGGCCGCTACCCCTCGCACCTCCACATCGACCTCCTAAAGCGCGCGCAGGGCCGCGGCAACGGGCGCGCGCTCATGGCGGCCCTGTTTGCGGCGCTGCGCGCGCAGGGTTCGCCGGGCGTGCACCTCGGCACCTCGCCGCAGAACGTGCGGGCGGAGCGCTTCTACCGCAAGCTGGGTTTTCGTGAGCTGAAGCGGGAGCCTCCCTACACGCTGGTGATGGGTAGAGGGTTATAG